Proteins from a genomic interval of Maniola hyperantus chromosome 1, iAphHyp1.2, whole genome shotgun sequence:
- the Asx gene encoding polycomb group protein Asx: MELDVSPMDSINNDMEYSNNSSESKYMSCNNNDQYTVIRIPQDGEKPNKHSSRKQSKRRKKSSNHSRPLPRIIVKPLPPPPPPENREWTAATSCSDTSSSASSRPSTMREVLASIPGFCMKPRKRSGKKLSTAAQLQQTREGCIDLETPDSILVNTNIRALLNKHTFSLLPPLYQYKLGQLLPNVDRPSTSGRLSSSSLNNEFFARACLEWQESLSGGEFTPENQQKMKTEAEKEKSKIDPWKLKHFEPFWGEKQQREKASMNLNSERPSLKTTIKLRPTASITSSSTVPKIKKSKSSSSSKRLRSVGAVTRSSAKEAEEAEDESAVVGNKSSAPVPGLLPLKHVKSQGYVECQIDFNFSDSSSATRVEESVSSTPVDPLLLPDSESGNEIKQDLDMTVVKIEESSTSKDCDEDKITDSESNIAETTKRLSNDINEYRFSKRIKYEEEFEENNTNFLAQNNVGSESVNNSDSEANYNTEQLGHNEELNMYTVQDQGDTNSEDSKATTSVYEYDEQSISSMSSLKIESHLNNVSLVTESSDNVTGYENTEVEQVDQIITVGKDDDCKDSVSPLQDRQDEYTSSQAHVAEIYTASVDSVEGNKSPLTAKDIQYEKMEIIKELDYSVKQPLKEDIKPDTQIPEKSDPKLKETEDIVPSYYDEHFKDAESFILETSGLPIMTTQNEEEEKYTPQTNLMELTSYMSEANVTAVVTMPLSPNTSIPMMEVTNTSVVSYPDDHLQDPAKPKNSAVSWKSDSDWAHNENVISIQNFSNVNTDSAKYASEDSKTSMEDVNMNEENCMYKTDRDTNFIMESSNSSESCHSMKDVLVKQESELATSLVSSTTAANPPINSTTMTQSVRIAPKKSKSGKESNRSRSSNKVPPGAVNLERSYQICQAVIQNSPNRDALRGQLRPPPALLTRPARPPRPPPPVLIRQLPTAVMPHAEINENRSNNMGQYILVQRTPNVAPRASSAPPSNQNTNVNVTRCRSVGADDACVCNLRAMILCKKCGAFCHDDCIGSAELCLTCLIR, from the exons ATGGAGTTGGACGTGTCGCCGATGGATTCGATTAATAACGATATGGAATACTCCAACAATTCATCCGAAAGCAAATACATGTCATGCAATAATAACGACCAGTACACAGTTATTCGCATACCTCAAGATGGTGAAAAGCCTAACAAACACTCGTCTAGGAAACAGTCAAAGCGAAGAAAAAAGAGTTCCAATCATTCTAGGCCTCTGCCACGAATAATCGTTAAGCCTCTCCCTCCACCTCCTCCACCAGAGAATCGGGAATGGACGGCGGCCACTTCATGCTCAGATACGAGCTCCTCTGCTAGCAGTAGGCCTTCCACTATGCGAGAGGTATTAGCTAGTATACCAGGATTTTGTATGAAACCTAGAAAGCGGAGTGGTAAAAAGCTATCAACTGCAGCTCAGCTACAGCAAACTAGAGAAGGCTGCATAGATTTAGAAACTCCAGATTCCATATTAGTTAACACAAATATTAGGGCTCTTCTCAATAAGCATACGTTTTCTCTACTCCCTCCTTTGTATCAGTATAAGCTTGGACAGTTGCTCCCCAATGTGGATAGACCTAGTACTTCTGGCAGGCTAAGTTCATCTAGTCTTAATAATGAATTTTTTGCCCGAGCATGTTTGGAATGGCAAGAGTCTCTGTCAGGAGGTGAGTTTACACCAGAAAATCAACAGAAAATGAAGACTGAAGCTGAAAAAGAAAAGAGTAAAATTGATCCATGGAAATTAAAACACTTTGAACCTTTCTGGGGTGAAAAGCAGCAGAGGGAAAAGGCATCAATGAATTTAAACTCAGAGCGTCCATCACTAAAAACTACTATTAAATTAAGGCCCACAGCTTCAATAACAAGTAGCAGCACTGTTCCGAAAATCAAAAAAAGCAAATCATCTAGTTCTAGTAAAAGGCTGCGTTCTGTTGGAGCTGTAACAAGGTCCTCGGCAAAAGAGGCTGAAGAAGCTGAGGATGAATCTGCTGTTGTGGGCAACAAGTCAAGTGCTCCAGTGCCTGGCCTACTGCCACTCAAACATGTCAAGAGTCAAGGCTATGTTGAATGCCAGATAGATTTTAACTTTTCTGACTCCTCTTCTGCAACAAGAGTGGAGGAATCTGTATCCTCTACCCCAGTTGATCCTCTCTTACTACCTGACAGTGAATCAGGAAATGAAATTAAGCAGGACTTAGATATGACTGTAGTAAAAATTGAAGAATCGAGTACATCAAAGGATTGTGATGAAGATAAAATAACAGATTCAGAGAGCAATATTGCAGAAACAACCAAGAGATTAAGTAATGACATTAATGAATATAGATTCTCGAAAAGAATTAAATATGAAGAAGaatttgaagaaaataatacaaatttttTGGCTCAGAATAATGTTGGAAGTGAAAGCGTCAATAATTCTGACAGTGAAGCAAATTACAACACTGAGCAACTCGGTCACAATGAAGAACTTAACATGTATACAGTACAAGACCAGGGAGACACTAATAGTGAAGACAGTAAAGCAACAACGTCTGTCTATGAATATGATGAGCAAAGCATCTCTTCCATGTCAAGTTTAAAAATTGAAAGCCATTTAAATAATGTCTCCCTTGTCACAGAATCATCTGATAATGTAACTGGATATGAAAATACTGAGGTGGAACAAGTAGATCAAATTATAACAGTAGGAAAGGATGATGATTGTAAAGATTCAGTCTCTCCTTTACAAGACAGGCAAGATGAATATACTAGTTCACAAGCTCATGTAGCAGAGATATATACTGCTAGTGTTGACTCTGTAGAAGGTAATAAGTCACCACTCACTGCAAAAGATATACAATATGAAAAAATGGAAATTATTAAGGAACTAGACTATTCTGTAAAGCAGCCTTTAAAAGAAGATATAAAACCTGATACACAAATACCTGAGAAAAGTGATCCAAAATTAAAGGAGACTGAAGACATTGTTCCTAGTTATTACGATGAACATTTTAAAGATGCAGAGTCGTTTATATTAGAAACTAGTGGTCTCCCAATAATGACAACTC aaaatgaagaagaagaaaaatacaCACCTCAAACAAATCTAATGGAGCTTACTTCTTATATGAGTGAAGCAA ATGTGACTGCTGTTGTTACAATGCCATTATCACCAAACACATCTATTCCGATGATGGAAGTCACTAATACCTCA GTTGTGTCTTACCCTGATGATCACCTGCAAGATCCGGCTAAACCCAAAAACTCGGCAGTATCATGGAAAAGTGATAGTGATTGGGCTCATAACGAAAATGTAATATCAATTCAAAATTTTTCCAATGTGAACACTGACAGTGCAAAATATGCTAGTGAAGATTCCAAAACCAGCATGGAGGATGTAAATATGAATGAAGAAAACTGTATGTACAAAACAGATAGAGATACTAACTTTATTATGGAATCGTCAAATTCATCGGAGAGCTGTCATTCAATGAAAGATGTGCTGGTTAAACAAGAATCCGAGCTGGCGACAAGTCTCGTATCTAGTACGACTGCAGCTAACCCACCGATTAATTCTACGACGATGACACAAAGTGTCAGAATTGCTCCAAAGAAATCGAAATCTGGGAAGGAGTCAAACAG GAGCCGCAGTTCCAACAAGGTTCCCCCTGGTGCAGTGAACCTAGAGCGCAGCTACCAAATCTGCCAAGCAGTCATACAGAACAGCCCAAATCGGGACGCGCTGCGCGGACAGCTGCGCCCGCCGCCCGCGCTGCTCACCCGCCCCGCGCGCCCCCCGCGACCGCCGCCGCCCGTGCTCATCAGGCAACTACCCACCGCCGTCATGCCACACGCTGAG ATAAACGAGAACAGGTCTAACAACATGGGCCAGTATATCCTGGTTCAGAGGACGCCCAATGTCGCTCCCAGAGCGTCAAGTGCCCCTCCATCCAATCAGAACACTAATGTG AATGTAACTCGCTGCAGAAGCGTAGGTGCAGACGACGCGTGCGTATGTAATTTGCGCGCAATGATACTGTGCAAGAAATGCGGCGCCTTCTGCCATGATGACTGCATCGGCTCCGCGGAGCTCTGCCTCACGTGCCTCATCCGCTGA